A genomic window from Triticum urartu cultivar G1812 chromosome 7, Tu2.1, whole genome shotgun sequence includes:
- the LOC125523863 gene encoding ACT domain-containing protein ACR8-like — MEWLNEYEKLVIRMDTPKVVIDNAVCPTATLVQVDSARKRGVLLEAVQVLADLDLSINKAYISSDGRWFMDVFHVTDRLGRKLTDDSVITYIQQSIGTWNGPSKPAALEGLTVLELTGADRTGLISEVFAVLADMSCSVVDARAWSHRGRLACLVYLRDEDVCAASVERIEARLAPLLRGDSEASGGAVAAVPAGSIAHADRRLHQLMYASRDQERAFPTPWVSVESWAERGYSVVTVQCPDRPKLLYDVVCTLTDMDYLVFHGTIDTNAGQARQEFYIRHADGSPIRSEAEMQRVSQCLQDAIERRSFEGVRLELCTPDRPGLLSDVTRTFRENGLLVAQAEVSTKGDMATNVFYVTGTTAGQAVQQNVIEAVREKVGVDCLVVEEHRPQLYQKARGQDDRDDRNGAGIGLFYLGNLVKRNLYNLGLIKSCS; from the exons ATGGAGTGGCTCAACGAGTACGAGAAGCTGGTCATCAGGATGGACACCCCCAAGGTCGTCATCGACAATGCCGTCTGCCCCACCGCCACGCTCGTCCAG GTCGACAGCGCGAGGAAGAGAGGCGTCCTGCTCGAGGCGGTCCAGGTGCTCGCGGACCTCGACCTGTCCATCAACAAGGCCTACATCTCCTCCGACGGCAGGTGGTTCATGGATGTCTTCCATGTCACCGACCGCCTCGGCCGCAAGCTCACCGACGACAGCGTCATCACCTACATCCAGCAG TCTATCGGGACCTGGAACGGGCCGTCGAAGCCGGCGGCGCTCGAGGGGCTAACGGTCCTTGAGCTGACGGGCGCCGACCGCACGGGGCTCATCTCCGAGGTGTTCGCCGTGCTGGCCGACATGAGCTGCAGCGTCGTGGATGCCAGGGCGTGGTCGCACCGCGGCCGCCTCGCCTGCCTCGTGTACCTGCGGGACGAGGATGTGTGCGCCGCCAGTGTGGAGCGCATCGAGGCCCGCCTCGCCCCCCTCCTTCGCGGGGACTCGGAGGCCAGCGGCGGCGCCGTGGCTGCGGTCCCCGCTGGCTCCATCGCGCACGCCGACCGGCGCCTCCACCAGCTCATGTACGCCAGCCGCGACCAGGAGCGCGCGTTCCCAACTCCCTGGGTGTCTGTGGAGAGCTGGGCCGAGCGCGGGTACTCTGTGGTCACCGTTCAGTGCCCAGACCGCCCCAAGCTGCTGTACGACGTCGTGTGCACGCTCACCGACATGGACTACCTCGTCTTCCACGGCACCATCGACACCAACGCCGGCCAGGCGAGGCAGGAGTTCTACATCCGTCACGCCGACGGGAGCCCCATCCGCTCCGAGGCCGAGATGCAGCGAGTGAGCCAATGCCTGCAAGACGCCATAGAACGGCGATCATTTGAG GGAGTGAGGCTGGAGCTGTGCACGCCAGACCGGCCGGGGCTGCTGTCGGACGTCACCAGGACGTTCCGGGAAAACGGACTGCTCGTGGCGCAGGCTGAGGTTTCAACCAAGGGCGACATGGCCACCAACGTGTTCTATGTCACCGGCACCACCGCCGGCCAGGCCGTCCAGCAGAACGTCATTGAAGCCGTGAGGGAGAAGGTTGGCGTGGACTGCCTTGTCGTCGAGGAGCACCGGCCGCAGCTCTACCAGAAGGCCCGCGGGCAGGACGACCGGGACGACCGCAACGGCGCCGGCATCGGGCTGTTCTACCTCGGCAACCTTGTGAAGAGGAATCTCTACAACCTGGGCCTGATCAAATCCTGCTCATGA